Proteins from one Dermacentor variabilis isolate Ectoservices chromosome 1, ASM5094787v1, whole genome shotgun sequence genomic window:
- the LOC142558085 gene encoding aldehyde dehydrogenase, mitochondrial-like isoform X2, with protein sequence MDASRRGLLLNKFADLLQRDKEYLASLEVLNNGKPYAEALFDMDCSIDCIRYYAGWSDKIHGKTIPIDGNHISFTRHEPIGVCGQIIPWNYPVLMVCWKLGPALCTGNVVVLKPAEQTPLTALYCASLIKEAGFPPGVVNVIPGYGPTAGGAIASHPHVDKVAFTGSTEVGKLIQEAAGKSNTKRVTLEMGGKSPLVIFDDADLDQAAEIAHAAVFANMGQCCCAGTRTFVQEGIYKDFVAKAKQLAKERVVGDPFDEKTVQGPQIDKEQYTKILDLLKSGKEQGAKVECGGDAVPGSRGLFIQPTVFSDVQDDMRIAKEEIFGPVQQILKFKTLEEVIERCNNTTYGLGSGVLTKDIDKAMMFAQGVQAGSVWINCYDATTPQTPFGGFKMSGQGRELGYAGINEYVEIKTITMQVPQKNS encoded by the exons ATGGATGCTTCAAGGAGGGGCCTGTTACTCAACAAGTTTGCTGACCTGCTACAGCGTGATAAGGAGTACTTGGCT AGCCTTGAAGTGCTAAACAATGGGAAACCATATGCAGAGGCACTCTTTGACATGGACTGTTCTATTGACTGCATTCGTTACTATGCTGGTTGGAGTGACAAGATTCATGGGAAGACTATACCCATTG ATGGAAACCACATCAGCTTTACACGACATGAACCAATTGGTGTATGTGGCCAGATTATTCCT TGGAACTACCCTGTGCTAATGGTCTGCTGGAAGCTGGGGCCTGCCCTTTGCACTGGCAACGTTGTGGTACTGAAGCCTGCTGAACAAACACCACTGACTGCACTGTACTGTGCCAGCCTCATCAAAGAGGCTGGCTTCCCACCAGGTGTTGTCAATGTGATTCCAGGTTATGGTCCAACAGCAGGAGGTGCCATAGCCAGCCACCCTCATGTTGATAAGGTGGCCTTCACCGGATCTACTGAG GTGGGAAAACTCATCCAAGAAGCAGCAGGAAAATCGAACACAAAACGAGTCACTCTGGAAATGGGTGGGAAAAGTCCATTGGTTATCTTTGATGATGCTGATT TGGACCAGGCTGCTGAGATTGCTCATGCAGCTGTGTTTGCCAATATGGGTCAATGCTGCTGTGCTGGCACTAGAACTTTTGTCCAAGAGGGCATCTACAAGGACTTTGTGGCTAAGGCCAAGCAGCTAGCTAAGGAACGTGTTGTTGGTGACCCATTTGATGAGAAGACTGTGCAGGGACCTCAG ATTGACAAAGAACAGTACACTAAGATCTTAGATCTACTGAAGTCGGGCAAGGAGCAAGGAGCCAAGGTGGAGTGTGGTGGAGATGCTGTTCCTGGAAGCCGGGGGCTGTTCATCCAGCCAACAGTGTTTTCGGATGTGCAAGATGATATGCGCATCGCAAAAGAAGAAATTTTTGGACCTGTTCAGCAGATCCTAAAGTTCAAAACACTTGAGGAAGTGATTGAGCGCTGTAACAACACCACTTACGGACTCGGCTCTGGAGTTCTGACCAAGGACATTGACAAGGCAATGATGTTTGCTCAGGGTGTCCAGGCTGGTTCTGTTTG GATCAACTGCTATGATGCAACAACACCACAGACCCCATTTGGTGGCTTCAAGATGTCTGGACAGGGCCGTGAACT TGGGTACGCTGGAATCAATGAATATGTTGAAATAAAAACG ATTACAATGCAGGTTCCACAGAAAAATTCTTAA
- the LOC142558085 gene encoding aldehyde dehydrogenase, mitochondrial-like isoform X1, translating to MSPNRNPPIKYTQLFINNEFVNSVSGKTFSVVNPATGAVIVDVQEGDKLDVDKAVKAAREAFKFGSTWRTMDASRRGLLLNKFADLLQRDKEYLASLEVLNNGKPYAEALFDMDCSIDCIRYYAGWSDKIHGKTIPIDGNHISFTRHEPIGVCGQIIPWNYPVLMVCWKLGPALCTGNVVVLKPAEQTPLTALYCASLIKEAGFPPGVVNVIPGYGPTAGGAIASHPHVDKVAFTGSTEVGKLIQEAAGKSNTKRVTLEMGGKSPLVIFDDADLDQAAEIAHAAVFANMGQCCCAGTRTFVQEGIYKDFVAKAKQLAKERVVGDPFDEKTVQGPQIDKEQYTKILDLLKSGKEQGAKVECGGDAVPGSRGLFIQPTVFSDVQDDMRIAKEEIFGPVQQILKFKTLEEVIERCNNTTYGLGSGVLTKDIDKAMMFAQGVQAGSVWINCYDATTPQTPFGGFKMSGQGRELGYAGINEYVEIKTITMQVPQKNS from the exons CTCTTCATAAACAATGAGTTTGTCAACAGTGTCAGCGGTAAAACATTCTCAGTGGTAAATCCGGCTACTGGTGCAGTCATAGTGGATGTTCAAGAAGGTGATAAG TTGGATGTGGACAAGGCAGTTAAAGCAGCAAGAGAAGCTTTCAAGTTTGGTTCAACATGGCGGACAATGGATGCTTCAAGGAGGGGCCTGTTACTCAACAAGTTTGCTGACCTGCTACAGCGTGATAAGGAGTACTTGGCT AGCCTTGAAGTGCTAAACAATGGGAAACCATATGCAGAGGCACTCTTTGACATGGACTGTTCTATTGACTGCATTCGTTACTATGCTGGTTGGAGTGACAAGATTCATGGGAAGACTATACCCATTG ATGGAAACCACATCAGCTTTACACGACATGAACCAATTGGTGTATGTGGCCAGATTATTCCT TGGAACTACCCTGTGCTAATGGTCTGCTGGAAGCTGGGGCCTGCCCTTTGCACTGGCAACGTTGTGGTACTGAAGCCTGCTGAACAAACACCACTGACTGCACTGTACTGTGCCAGCCTCATCAAAGAGGCTGGCTTCCCACCAGGTGTTGTCAATGTGATTCCAGGTTATGGTCCAACAGCAGGAGGTGCCATAGCCAGCCACCCTCATGTTGATAAGGTGGCCTTCACCGGATCTACTGAG GTGGGAAAACTCATCCAAGAAGCAGCAGGAAAATCGAACACAAAACGAGTCACTCTGGAAATGGGTGGGAAAAGTCCATTGGTTATCTTTGATGATGCTGATT TGGACCAGGCTGCTGAGATTGCTCATGCAGCTGTGTTTGCCAATATGGGTCAATGCTGCTGTGCTGGCACTAGAACTTTTGTCCAAGAGGGCATCTACAAGGACTTTGTGGCTAAGGCCAAGCAGCTAGCTAAGGAACGTGTTGTTGGTGACCCATTTGATGAGAAGACTGTGCAGGGACCTCAG ATTGACAAAGAACAGTACACTAAGATCTTAGATCTACTGAAGTCGGGCAAGGAGCAAGGAGCCAAGGTGGAGTGTGGTGGAGATGCTGTTCCTGGAAGCCGGGGGCTGTTCATCCAGCCAACAGTGTTTTCGGATGTGCAAGATGATATGCGCATCGCAAAAGAAGAAATTTTTGGACCTGTTCAGCAGATCCTAAAGTTCAAAACACTTGAGGAAGTGATTGAGCGCTGTAACAACACCACTTACGGACTCGGCTCTGGAGTTCTGACCAAGGACATTGACAAGGCAATGATGTTTGCTCAGGGTGTCCAGGCTGGTTCTGTTTG GATCAACTGCTATGATGCAACAACACCACAGACCCCATTTGGTGGCTTCAAGATGTCTGGACAGGGCCGTGAACT TGGGTACGCTGGAATCAATGAATATGTTGAAATAAAAACG ATTACAATGCAGGTTCCACAGAAAAATTCTTAA